Within the candidate division KSB1 bacterium genome, the region TTCAACTCGCTGGTGAGCGCGTCAAATTTCAAGGCTTGCCGGCGCGCATTTGCTGGCTGGGCTACGGCGAGCGCGCGAAATTCGGCATCGCGTTAAATGAGTTGGTCGCCAGCGGCAAAATCAAAGCGCCGGTGGTGATTGGCCGCGATCATCTCGACACCGGCTCCGTCGCTTCGCCGAATCGTGAAACGGAAAGCATGTTGGACGGCTCCGACGCGATTGCCGACTGGCCGATTCTCAACGCGCTGCTCAACACCGCTTCCGGTGCCTCGTGGGTTTCCGTGCATCACGGCGGCGGCGTCGGCATTGGCTACTCGATTCACGCCGGCCAGGTCATCGTCGCCGACGGCACGAAAGAAGCCTCGCGCCGTCTGGAGCGCGTGTTGACGAACGACCCCGGCATCGGCATCGCGCGGCATGTCGATGCAGGATATGATCTTGCTCGTAAAGTGGCGAAGGAGAAAGGTGTGAGGATTCCGATGATGGGATAATGATGCCAATTTTTTAGAACAAGTCTTTTTATAATCAAGAGAGAGTTCTTATGCCCGCCAAAACACGTGAGATGGCGCCGCTTAAACGTACACTTGACGAATTGATCAAGCGCGCCAAAGCGCTCTCCGGATTAAAAACCAAACAAGAAATTCTCGATCAGGCGCGGCAACTTTTTCTTCGACATTTAGAGCAACAGAAAATATTAGACAAACAAAAGTCATTTTACGAATTAACGAAACATCTGGCAGGCAGTGTTGAAGGCCCGTCTGATCTCTTGGCCGTAATAAAAAGCGCATGCGAGGATTTGGGCGATAAGGCAGATCGTCGATGGCAAAAGAATCTGTATATATTGAAACGAGTCTGGTGAGCTACCCTTACTGCAAGACCAAGCCGTGATCTTGTTGTGGCGGCGCACCAACAACTTACTAAAGAATGGTGGGAAAATCGCAGAGAGGATTTTGATTTGTTTGTTTCGCAGGTCGTGCTGGAAGAAGCTGAGCCGGAAACCCTGAAGCGGCAGCAAAGCGAATGGCTGTACTCGCAGGGATAACCTTGCTGGACGTATCTGAGGCGGCAATTAAACTCGCTGATAAACTTGTCAAGAATCATGCTATTCCCAGGAAAGCAGCGCAAGATGCGCTTCATATTGCAATATCGTGTGTTCATGGCATGGATTATTTACTCACGTGGAATTGCAAGCATATCGCTAATGTTCAGATGTATAGCGCCATTGATCAGACCTGTCGGGAGGCGGGTTTTATCACACCGGTTATTTGCACACCAGTAGAACTTGGAGAATAAGTCATGCAAAATGATCCAATTGTTGAAGAAACCCGAAAAATCCGTAACCGTTTAGCGGCTAAATTTAAGTATGCTCTCAAAGCTTTGGGAGCATATTATCAGGCTAAACAGGCCGCGGAGAATCGTGTGGTGGTGACTCGACGCCCAAAATCAATAACAACACATTCCAAGCCCGTGGCTTCAAAATTTGAGGCGTCGTCCACGCGGAAGAATCGGCGAGTCGAAAATGTTCGCCGCCAGCAGGCTGCTGCTGTGACTTTGCCTTAAAACTTTATGGATCCGCTCCTCATCCACAACGCTCGACTCGCCACGCCGGTTGCTTCAACCGACGGAACGCCGAATTGGCAACTGTTGGAAATTTTCCCGGCGGCGCTTTACTGCGAGAAGGGAAGCATCGTTCGCATTGGCAAGGAAAGCGAAGTGACAGCAGGCCTTCCGGCTTGCGAGCAAGTGGATGCAAAACAACGATTGATCACGCCGGGCTTAGTCGATTGCCACACGCATCCGGTGTTCTTCAACCTGCGCGATCATGAGTTCGTGCAGCGCGTGCAAGGCAAAACCTACAAAGAAATTGCCGCAGCCGGTGGCGGCATTCGTTACAGCGTGCGCGATTTGCGGCAGGCGGATTCCGAGGCGCTGCTCAAACGGGTTTTGCAGCGACTCGACAATTTTTTGCAATATGGCACGACGATGATCGAGGCCAAAAGCGGATACGGCCTTTCTCTTGAACACGAGCTGAAGTCGCTGGAGATTTTGCAACAAGCGGCAAACCAGCATCCGGTCGAAATCGCGCCGACTTTTCTTGGCGCGCATGAAGTGCCGGATGAATTTCGCGAACGGCGAGAAGATTATATCAAGCTTGTGATCAATGAGATGATCCCGACCGTTGCGCAGCGCCGGCTGGCGCGTTTTGCCGATGTGTTTTGCGAAGATCACGTTTTCAATGCCAACGAGTCGCGGCAAATTTTATCGGCGGCGAAGCAGGCGGGTCTGCGGCCAAAAATTCACGCCGATCAATTAACCGCGAGCGGCGGGGCGGAAGTGGCCATCGCCGTCGGCGCGGTTTCGGCGGATCATCTCGAACACACCTCGCCGGCGCTGTTTGAAAAGTTGCGAACAAGCGGCGTCGTGCCGGTGTTGTTGCCCGGCGCGGATTTTTTCATCCGTGCCACGAAATACGCCGAGGCGCGCGCGATGATTGCCGCCGGCTTGCCCGTGGCGATTTCAACGGATTTCAATCCCGGCACCTGCATGACGGAAAATCTGCCGATGATCATGACGCTCGCGTGCTTGCAACTGCACCTGACGCCGGCGGAAGCGCTGGTCGCCGCAACATTTCACGCCGCTCAGGCGCTGGCCATGGGGAACCGGATCGGCTCGCTCGAAGTTGGCAAACAAGCCGACGCGGTGATTTGGCAGGCGGAAAGGGTGGAAGAAATTCCCTATCATTTCGCCGTCAATCTCGTGCATCGGGTCATAAAAAAAGGACGCATGGTTTGGCCGCGTGATCATGCAAATTCGAATTGAACCATTCCCGGAGTTTTTGTTGTGTTCATGAACCTCAAAAGAAAATCTGCTCTGCCGCTTTATGTTATGCTATGTCATGGTCTGCTGTTGGCGATGGCTTGCAACAATGATAAAACCATCCCCTTGAGTTCGGATTTGGTTGACCCCAGCCAGCTCGGACGTCGTCTGCAAGCCGTTACCGCCGTTGCCATTGATTCAACGGCGCATAAAATCACCAACACGTTTGGCACGACCAATTTATGGCTGGGAAAATTTGACAAGTTCGAAAGCCAGATTTTGATTCGTTTTGCCAGGCTGGATTTGCCGGACACGGTCAGTGTTGTCGCCGCCACGCTCAAATTACATGCGCGTCTCGTCCAGGGCCAGGGAACAAGTTTTAACGCAGAGATTCACGAAGTGACCAGCTCGTGGGATTCCAGCAAAGTGACCTGGCAGGATGATATTTTTCAAAAGAAACTTTTTAACTCCAGACCAATGGACGTTCAACCAGCGAGCTCGCAGAAATCGGATTCAATCATCTTCAAGCTCGACCCGGCTGTGGTTTCCACCTGGCGCACCAAAGAAGGCCGTGAAAAAGGCGTTTTGATTCAAGCGCCCAACGCTGCATTCACCAAAGCGTTTCATTCCACTTTCAGCTCGCCAAAACAGCCGGTTCTTGAATTGATCTCTTTGAAAAGAGGCAATGCAAAAAATGATACCACCCGGCACTCGGCGACCGCTTCCGTTTTTGTTTTCCGCCGCCTGGCTGAGCTGGACAAAAACCCTTTGTACGTAGGAATTTCCGAGCAACATCACAGCGTGTTTTTCTTTGATGTGCGCGCGATTCCCTCCACCGCGACGATCAGTCGTGCCATGATGACGCTGGAGGTGGATACGCTCAATTCGGCTTTTTATTCCAGCCGGCTCGATGTGCAGCTTCTGCAATCAACAAAAAATTTCGATTTGAATCCGCTGCTGTTTGACCCTCTGCGCTTTTCGCCGGACAGTTTGCGAACCGTCGACGTGGATTCCGTTAATGCCTCGACGCAGAGACTTACTTTTACGGTCACCAGCGCGGTGCAGCAATGGGTTTTGGATTCCAAAAACAATTTTGGCTTGATTTTATTTCCGCTGTCCTTGAACGGACGGGATTTGACGCGTGCGGCATTTTACTCAAAAGAGGCCGATCCGGCACGCGCGCCGCGGTTGCAGATCGAATACACCTTGCCGCCGCAATGAGAAACGGTGTTGATCGAAAAATGCGATTTTGCCTGCTCACTAAAAAATTTTTTATTAAGCTATGAACTTCAACCTGTTTTCACGTTTTAGCCGCTATGCTTTGATTGGTTTTTTTGTGTTGGTGGAAACCTCGTCTGCCGGCTCGATTTTTTCGCGGCGGGGAATCGGCTTGCTGCGTTATCGTGATAACGTGCGGTCCATCGGCATGGGCGGCGTCGGCATCGCTGTTGCCGACAGCATTTCATTTTATTTTCTCAATCCCGCCGGCTTGACCCGTGTCAATCTCAGCCGCATTCAGAGTAATTTTCGTTATGAGCGCGCCAGTGTCGACGCCGTTCGCAGCGCCAGCCGCGGGTTGTTTCACGATGCCAGCGTGAACGGCCTCGGCTTGGCGATTCCGGTGCACCGCCGCCAGGTTTTCGCCCTGGGTGTCCGGCCATACAGCATGAGCGATTTTGAGTTCAGTCAAATGGCCGAGGACAGCACGTTTGTGGAAAGTTTAAGCGGCTCCGGCGGCGTGAGCGAGCTTTATCTGGCGTATGCCGTAAACTTCGGCAGGCTGCAGGCCGGCGTGACCGCGGACTTTTATTTTGGCCGTCTCAATCGCATCTGGCGACTCAATTATTTTAGCCGGGATTTTAACAACAGTGAAGACGTCATCAATCGCCATTTTACCGGCATTGGTTTGCATGCAGGCGTACAAACCCAAGTCGGCCGCTGGCAGCTTGGTGCCGCGACCGGACTACCAACGCCGCTCAACGTCAGAACCGAGTTGAATACGATTTTCGGTTCTAACGAAAAAAGGCAGGAAGGCGAATTGAAGCTGCCGGTATGGTGGGGCGCCGGCGTTGGCTACGCGCCGAATCGGCATTGGTTGTTGAGCGCCGATTACCGCACGCAGCGCTGGAACTCGGTCAAGGCGGAAGAACTGCTCGGCGCCATTGGCGTCAATAGCCATGATTTCAGCTTTGGCGGAGAATTTATTCCGAGCTTTGATGCGCTGGAGGGATATTTCAAGCGCATGAGTTATCGTTTTGGCGCGAACTACAAGCGGTTGCCGTATGAAGAAACCGGCGGAACGAAAGTGAGCCAATGGACGATGAATTTGGGTTTTGGGTTGCCGTTCGGCCGCGGCTACAATCGCATCGATTTCGCCGCGGAGTTTGGCAAGCGCGGAGATTTGGCGGATAACGCCGCCGAGGAAAACATCGTTCTCATTCACGTTGCCGTGATCGGCAGCGAGCGCTGGTTTCAACGTCCCAAAAGAAGATAGCCGATGTTTTCTGTCACGCGAACATCAATGCCGCGCCTCGTTGTCATTGGGTTGATTTTAGCCGTTTTATCTTTACATGATGAAGCGGCGTTGAGTCAAGACAAGCCGAGGAAAAATAACAAAACGCAAATCTCGCCGGATTCATCGGCGGCGGCGGCGCGCGAGCTGGAGTTGATTCGCAACTGGAGCCTTGGTTTTCAACATTATCGCAACAAGCAATATGTCGCGGCGACGCGATATTTTTGGAAGGTGGTCGCGATCGACACGATGCCGCAACAGGCCTTTGCGAATCATCATGAAACGGCGGCTGCAACGCCTCGAAAATATCCGCAGGTTTTTGACTTTCTCGGACACAGTTATTTTCAACTCAATAAACCGGACAGCGCGAAACTGGTTTACGAGCTGGGCATTGCGGCCTTGCCCGCAGAGGTGAATTTGCGGCGCCGCCTGGCTTATCTGCTAACTGCCGGCGAGCAGCTCGATCGCGCGGCGGCGCAGTATCAGCAGATTCGCGAGTTGGGCGCCGCCACGGAAGATGATTTTCGACACCTGGCCAATTTGCACGTCCGCCTCAATCAATACAACGAGGCGATTGCGGCGTATGAAAAAATACTGACGCTGTCGCCGGATGATGCGGAAACGCGCAAAGCTTTGGCGGCGCTTTACCAAGCCGCCGGCAATGCCGGCGCCGCGATTGAAAATATGGAGAAGGCGCTGGCGCAAAATCCCAATGATTCCCGCTTATTGTTCGATCTGGCGCGGGCACGATTCAATCTTCAGGAGTATGAAAACGTAGTGGCGTTGTTGTCGCGTTTTCATGTCCTGGCCCCGGATGATTTTGTGGGGTTGGAGTTATTGGGCGAGGCGCAGCGCCGGCTGAATCGCCATGCAGAAGCCCTCAAAACGTTTGGAAAAATCATCGCCGCCAGGCCGCAGGAAAAAAAAGTATTGGTGAAAATTTCGGATTCATATCGCGCCCTCGGCGATTTTGCGGCGGCGCGGCGTTTTGCCAACAAGGCTTTGGCGGTTGACCACAACTTTGGCGCGGCCTATCTGGCGCTTGGCCGGATTTACGAAGACTGCGCGGATCAATGCGTGGCGAAAAAAGGCAAGACGGAATTTGACGACAAGCTGGTTTATGAGCTGGCTTATTTTCAGTATGAAAAAGCCTTGCAAGACGCCGAAACACGAGCCGAGGCGCGGCAGCAGTTGAATTTTCTCGCCGCCTCGATTCCGCAAAAAGAAGATCGCTTTATGAACAAGGGCAGGGACAAAGCCACCGGCCCGTGCTATCAATGGATTTACTGAAAAATTTTAAATTGAAAATTTCAATTTAAAATTTACAACACAAGGAGGCGAGTGATGAGTCGTTTGGCGCAAGTTGACCCGGAGATTTACCGCTCGATCATGCGAGAAATCGAGCGGCAGAATGACAAGCTGGAATTGATTGCGTCGGAAAACCACGTCAGCGGCGCCGTTCTGGAAGCAATGGGACAGCCGATGACCAACAAGTATGCCGAGGGTTATCCCGGCAAGCGTTACTACGGTGGCTGCGAGTACGTCGATGAAGCCGAAGATTTGGCGCGGGCGCGGGCGTGCAAGCTTTTTGACGCCGATCACGCCAACGTGCAGCCGCATTCCGGCAGCCAGGCGAACATCGCGGCGTATTTTGCTTTCGTCAAACCCGGCGACACCGTGCTCGGCATGAACCTGGCGCACGGCGGTCATTTGACGCACGGCAGTCCGGTGAATTTTTCCGGACGGCTGTTTCGCGTGGTGGCTTACGGCGTCAATCCCGAAACCGGGCGCGTTGATATGGACAACGTCCGTGAGGTGGCGCAGCGCGAGAAACCCAAGATGATTATCGTTGGCGCCAGCGCGTATTCACGTCAGTTTGATTATAAAACGTTTCGCGAAATTGCCGACGAAGTTGGCGCCAAGCTGGTGGCGGATATTGCCCACCCGGCGGGCCTGATTGCGGCCAAGCTGCTCGACAGCCCGCTGCCACACTGCCACGTTGTCACCACCACGACGCACAAAACCTTGCGCGGGCCGCGCGGCGGCATGATTCTCATCGGCAAGGATGAAGAGAATGATCTCGGCATCACCACGCCGAAAGGCCGGGCGAAAAAATGGTCGGAGATTGTTGATTCGAATGTCTTTCCGGGTTTTCAAGGCGGGCCGTTGATGCACGTGATCGCCGCCAAAGCTGTCGCGTTCAAAGAAGCCTTGCAGCCCGAGTTTGTCGAATACTCGCGTCAGGTCATTCGCAATGCGCAGGCGATGGCGCAAAAGCTGATTGATCTGGGCTACGATATCGTTTCCGGCGGAACCGACACACATTTGATGCTGCTGGATTTGCGCCAGCGCAAAATCACCGGCAAAGACGCCGAAGCCGCGCTGGAGGCCGCCGGCATCACGGTGAACAAAAACATGGTGCCGAACGACCCGCAGCCGCCGATGGTTACCAGCGGCGTTCGCCTCGGCACGCCGGCGCTGACGACGCGCGGCATGAAAGAAAATGAAATGCGCGAAGTCGCCTTTTTAATCGACAAAATTCTCTCAGACATCAATAACGAAACAACTTTGGAACGGGTGCGCACCCAGGTTCTTGATCTCTGCCGGAGATTTCCGCTTTACCACGACCTTGTAAATTAGGAGCTGCCCCATGCGTTGTCCGTATTGTGAGTTTGATGACAGCAAAGTGATCGATTCGCGTTCCAGCAACGAGGGCCGCGTCGTGCGGCGCCGGCGCGAATGCCTGGAGTGCGGGCGGCGTTTCACCACCAAAGAGTACGTTGAAGAAACGCCGCTGATGGTGGTCAAAAACGATGGCCGGCGCGAGACCTTTGACCGCGAAAAGATTTTGCGCGGCGTGCAGGTCGCGTGCAGCAAGCGCCCGATTTCGATGGAGACGATCAACCGGCTCGTCGAAAAAGTGGAAAGCGGCCTGCGCGACAACAATCGCGATGAAGTCAGCTCGCGGCAAATCGGCCAGCTCATCATGACGCATTTGCGCGAAATCGATGAAGTCGCCTATGTGCGCTTCGCTTCGGTGTACCGTAAATTTCAGGCCAAAGAGGAATTTCTCGAAGAATTAAAAGGATTGGCTGAGAAGCGCTGATGGATTCGGATCAACCCCAAACTGAACATGCCGCCGGCAAACGTGATGAGAAGGAGATGCCCTTTCTCGATCATCTCGGCGAATTGCGCACGCGCCTGATCAAGTCGCTGCTGTCGGTGGTTTTTTTTACCGCCGTGAGCTGGTTTTTCATCGACCGCATTTTCGATTTTCTGGTGGCGCCTTACAAGCAAGCCGTCGAGCTGGCCAGGACGAAACTGCAAGATCCGGCGGCAATGCAGGCGCTGCATTTGATTTACCTCAATCCGACCGGCGGTTTCATGATCTTCCTGAAACTGGCGATCACCGTCGGCATTTTGTTCTCCATCCCGGTGATTATTTATCAGCTCTGGCAGTTCATCGCCCCAGGCTTGTTGATGCACGAGCGCAAGGTCGCCGTTTGGGTGGTTTTTTTCACGACGATTTGTTTTTTGATCGGCGCCTTGTTTTGTTATTACGTCGTTTTGAAATTTGGCCTGGGCTTTTTGTTGTCGTTTCAATCGGAGGTGTTGACGCCGATGATTTCGATCGATGAGTATCTCGGATTCGTCACGATACTCGTCGTCGTTTTTGGTCTGGTGTTTGAAATGCCGGTGGTGGCATTTTTCTTGACGAAAATCGGCCTGCTGACGCCGGAGTTCATGCGCCA harbors:
- the hutI gene encoding imidazolonepropionase, translated to MDPLLIHNARLATPVASTDGTPNWQLLEIFPAALYCEKGSIVRIGKESEVTAGLPACEQVDAKQRLITPGLVDCHTHPVFFNLRDHEFVQRVQGKTYKEIAAAGGGIRYSVRDLRQADSEALLKRVLQRLDNFLQYGTTMIEAKSGYGLSLEHELKSLEILQQAANQHPVEIAPTFLGAHEVPDEFRERREDYIKLVINEMIPTVAQRRLARFADVFCEDHVFNANESRQILSAAKQAGLRPKIHADQLTASGGAEVAIAVGAVSADHLEHTSPALFEKLRTSGVVPVLLPGADFFIRATKYAEARAMIAAGLPVAISTDFNPGTCMTENLPMIMTLACLQLHLTPAEALVAATFHAAQALAMGNRIGSLEVGKQADAVIWQAERVEEIPYHFAVNLVHRVIKKGRMVWPRDHANSN
- a CDS encoding DNRLRE domain-containing protein, which produces MNLKRKSALPLYVMLCHGLLLAMACNNDKTIPLSSDLVDPSQLGRRLQAVTAVAIDSTAHKITNTFGTTNLWLGKFDKFESQILIRFARLDLPDTVSVVAATLKLHARLVQGQGTSFNAEIHEVTSSWDSSKVTWQDDIFQKKLFNSRPMDVQPASSQKSDSIIFKLDPAVVSTWRTKEGREKGVLIQAPNAAFTKAFHSTFSSPKQPVLELISLKRGNAKNDTTRHSATASVFVFRRLAELDKNPLYVGISEQHHSVFFFDVRAIPSTATISRAMMTLEVDTLNSAFYSSRLDVQLLQSTKNFDLNPLLFDPLRFSPDSLRTVDVDSVNASTQRLTFTVTSAVQQWVLDSKNNFGLILFPLSLNGRDLTRAAFYSKEADPARAPRLQIEYTLPPQ
- a CDS encoding conjugal transfer protein TraF, translating into MNFNLFSRFSRYALIGFFVLVETSSAGSIFSRRGIGLLRYRDNVRSIGMGGVGIAVADSISFYFLNPAGLTRVNLSRIQSNFRYERASVDAVRSASRGLFHDASVNGLGLAIPVHRRQVFALGVRPYSMSDFEFSQMAEDSTFVESLSGSGGVSELYLAYAVNFGRLQAGVTADFYFGRLNRIWRLNYFSRDFNNSEDVINRHFTGIGLHAGVQTQVGRWQLGAATGLPTPLNVRTELNTIFGSNEKRQEGELKLPVWWGAGVGYAPNRHWLLSADYRTQRWNSVKAEELLGAIGVNSHDFSFGGEFIPSFDALEGYFKRMSYRFGANYKRLPYEETGGTKVSQWTMNLGFGLPFGRGYNRIDFAAEFGKRGDLADNAAEENIVLIHVAVIGSERWFQRPKRR
- a CDS encoding tetratricopeptide repeat protein — translated: MPRLVVIGLILAVLSLHDEAALSQDKPRKNNKTQISPDSSAAAARELELIRNWSLGFQHYRNKQYVAATRYFWKVVAIDTMPQQAFANHHETAAATPRKYPQVFDFLGHSYFQLNKPDSAKLVYELGIAALPAEVNLRRRLAYLLTAGEQLDRAAAQYQQIRELGAATEDDFRHLANLHVRLNQYNEAIAAYEKILTLSPDDAETRKALAALYQAAGNAGAAIENMEKALAQNPNDSRLLFDLARARFNLQEYENVVALLSRFHVLAPDDFVGLELLGEAQRRLNRHAEALKTFGKIIAARPQEKKVLVKISDSYRALGDFAAARRFANKALAVDHNFGAAYLALGRIYEDCADQCVAKKGKTEFDDKLVYELAYFQYEKALQDAETRAEARQQLNFLAASIPQKEDRFMNKGRDKATGPCYQWIY
- a CDS encoding serine hydroxymethyltransferase — protein: MSRLAQVDPEIYRSIMREIERQNDKLELIASENHVSGAVLEAMGQPMTNKYAEGYPGKRYYGGCEYVDEAEDLARARACKLFDADHANVQPHSGSQANIAAYFAFVKPGDTVLGMNLAHGGHLTHGSPVNFSGRLFRVVAYGVNPETGRVDMDNVREVAQREKPKMIIVGASAYSRQFDYKTFREIADEVGAKLVADIAHPAGLIAAKLLDSPLPHCHVVTTTTHKTLRGPRGGMILIGKDEENDLGITTPKGRAKKWSEIVDSNVFPGFQGGPLMHVIAAKAVAFKEALQPEFVEYSRQVIRNAQAMAQKLIDLGYDIVSGGTDTHLMLLDLRQRKITGKDAEAALEAAGITVNKNMVPNDPQPPMVTSGVRLGTPALTTRGMKENEMREVAFLIDKILSDINNETTLERVRTQVLDLCRRFPLYHDLVN
- the nrdR gene encoding transcriptional regulator NrdR, which gives rise to MRCPYCEFDDSKVIDSRSSNEGRVVRRRRECLECGRRFTTKEYVEETPLMVVKNDGRRETFDREKILRGVQVACSKRPISMETINRLVEKVESGLRDNNRDEVSSRQIGQLIMTHLREIDEVAYVRFASVYRKFQAKEEFLEELKGLAEKR
- the tatC gene encoding twin-arginine translocase subunit TatC, whose product is MDSDQPQTEHAAGKRDEKEMPFLDHLGELRTRLIKSLLSVVFFTAVSWFFIDRIFDFLVAPYKQAVELARTKLQDPAAMQALHLIYLNPTGGFMIFLKLAITVGILFSIPVIIYQLWQFIAPGLLMHERKVAVWVVFFTTICFLIGALFCYYVVLKFGLGFLLSFQSEVLTPMISIDEYLGFVTILVVVFGLVFEMPVVAFFLTKIGLLTPEFMRQKRRYGIVTIFVAAAVLTPSTDAFTQMLLAVPLLLLYEISIWVCRVALPKEMKDAIGEVATN